From the Sphingobacteruim zhuxiongii genome, the window GATAGTCAATATCATCAGCATGTGGATTATTTTTCCAATGCCCTGATTCAGGAGCCTTAATGCCTGTCAAGATATTGTAACGTGCTGCTTGATTCGCATGCCACAGGGAATAACTGGCATTTGCAAAAGCATTCGCAAAAGAATCTACTGGGGCATGCATACCAACACGATCGTAAACCTCCACAAAGGTTAAATCCATGTAGATGTCATCGTATAAATGCGGGTTATGAACCATCGTGCTTTTTATATAGCCATCATACCAAGATATATTCTCATAATCCTGTATGAAAGTTCCGCGGTATCTGAATTCTGTCGGTCCACCAAAGGTTACTCCGATGGTTTGTCCAGCCCATCCTCCTTTGATTTTATCTTGTAATTCTGACTTTGTAAGCTTTATCTTTTCATTTTTCTGTGCAATTAGCATACTGCTAGAACAGATGATGCTAATGCCTAGTAGTAGGCTACTCCAAAGTGATGTTTTCATGTTTTTCGTGTTAATATAGGTTTGTATTAATTTAACTTAAATAAATGCTTTTAGCTACCAGACCAAATAATAAGGCCTAATCCAGCAATAAAGCAAAGGAACATTGCCAACAGTAATGAGTTTACCTTTCCATCGGCGCCTTTAAACTCTTTCCACACCAATACTCCCCAAAGTGCAGCGATAAGTGTTGCTCCTTGTCCTAAACCATAAGAGATGGCAGGTCCCGCTTTTCCGGCAGCAATAAGGTTTAATATGTTTCCGAGTCCCCAAATGCTTCCCCCAAGAATTCCAATTAAGTGGTAGCTGAAAGAACCACCGAAATATTCGCGATAAGACAGCGGCTTTCCTTCTAAAGGTTTCTTCATCAAGATGCTGTTAAAAACGATATTACTTAAGAGTATTCCGACGGCAAAAACCACAAAGGCACTGTATGGAGTCATCTTACCTGCGGCAGGTTGCTGAAAGTTTTCTAAATCCATTCCAGAGGCAAGAAAAGGGTAGAATGATGACATCAGAAAGCCGGCGATAACTGAGATGATAATCCATTTTCCAATTCCAGCTTTTTCGCTTGCGCCTTTATGTTTTTTAAATGCGATCGCATTTAATACAATCGCTAAGGTTACGAGTCCTACGCCGATAAATAATAAGGTCGGATCTCCCTTCTGTTGAATCATATAGTTGAAAAATACACCGGCGACTAATGCAATTCCAATTCCAATTGGAAAGGCAACGGACATACCTGCTGCTGCGATTGCGGCAGTAAGAAGAATATTTGCCAAGTTAAAAAGGACACCGCTTAATAAAGCATTTCCAATGTTACTACCACTTGTTTGCGCGATGTCAGTAAGAAATGGTCTTCCTTGATCACCCATGCTACCGAGTGTAAAGGCGCTAAGCAGTGAAAATATTAAAATACCGAGCACATAGTCCCAATAGAATAATTCGAAACGCCAGCCTTTTTGACTTATTTTTTGCGTATTTGCCCAAGATCCCCAGCATATCATGGTGATAAAGCAGAAGATAACAGCTGTATTATAATCAGATACAATAAACATAATTTTTGGTTTAGTACGTTGATTAACTAAGCTTAATCAAAGTAAGTAAGTAATATCTCGTTACGATAAGGTATCGAAGATTGCGCACCCATTTTTGTCACTGCAATTGCAGCAGCGCGGCAGGCAAATGTTACAGCATTTTTCAGAGACTTACCTTCTGACAACGCTACGGCAAACGCACCGTTAAATACATCGCCTGCTGCGGTACTATCGATCGCTTCGACTTTTGGTGTACTGATATGGTGGACTTCATCTTCTGTTAATAGAATTGCACCCTCTTCCCCCAAAGTTATAATGACTGTTTTTACACCTTGCTGTTGAATTTTTTTCGCAGCAACTATTGCGCTGTCCACATCCGTAATGGTATGATTGGATAAGGCTTCCGCTTCATGAGCGTTTGGTGTAATAATATCTATTTTATCTAAAAACTTAGCGACCGCTTTGTTCATCGGTGCCGGGTTTAAAATCACAGTAATCGATTTGCTCCGAGCATAATTAATCGCTGCTTCTACAGTTTCCATTGGAATTTCTAATTGAACAAGTAGAACAGAAGCTTGCGGATACTTATCAAAAGCAGATTGTACGTTGTCAGCGTTTAAAAAGGCATTGGCACCAGGAGCAACAACAATACTGTTCTCTCCCTTGTCGTCAACGGTAATTAAGGCAATGCCTGAAGGGCTGTTTACTTCTGCATAAATGCCACCAATATCAACTCCCTCGTCGTCGAAAATCTTGGTGGATTGCTTGCCAAAAATGTCATTCCCAATTTTACTAATAAAAGTGACATCGCCTCCTAAACGAGCGACAGCAACGGCTTGGTTTGCTCCTTTACCACCAGGGTTCATAAAGAAGGTGCCTCCGAGAACAGTTTCCCCAGGTTTAGGAATATGCCCTGTTTTAACAACCATGTCCATATTTGTGCTGCCAACTACGACGATCTTATTTTTCATGTTTGGTTAGGTTTATCTAAAAGTTTCCTAAAATTAACACCTAAGTTTTCAATAAAAAGACAATATTGTTTATAATGTGATAATTCTGATTATTAAAAATAGCCAAAAAATAGAATATATTTGTTTAATTATTAATATATTAGCGCTGTAAATTCTTATAGATACCAATAAACCTATGTCGTACCAAGACCTTGAGAAATTGATATATTCGCTTTCTTCATCAGAGAAAAAGCAATTCCAGCTTTATTCCAATCAGTCGAAGAATGAAAAATATTATGCCTTGTTGTTTCAAATTATATTAGAACATAAGAATAAGCAAGGGGTAGTCTGGCAGCAATTGTTTAAGGAGAAGTACCCTGCGGTTTCGTTAGAAAGTACCGCTAACTATCTCTTCAAAGTGCTTACTGACGTGTTATTGCAGATTCGCATTGAGCAGGATTCTTGGTTTCAGCAGTATTACGGATTAATGAAGGCGCGCTTATGTTTTGAGCGTTCTATACCCGATCGCGGGATGAAGGAGATTCAATCGGTTTATAAAAAGGCGAACCAAACAGAGAATTTTATTAATAAATACAATGCTCTTCGAATGGAATTGGATGTCTTACATAGTTCCAAATTTTCTGACTACGATGAGCAGCAAATTGTGGATAAGCAAATGGAAGCTAAGATGGCTATTCAATCCATTCGCGAAATTCAAGAGCATTATTCTCTTTATGAGCTTCTGAACATTCGCCTTGCCAATAATCCCACCCTCGACCAATATACTGATGATTTAATCCTTGGCGAGTTAAGTCTGTCTTTTCGAGGGAATAAAACAAGATTTGAAACTCAGAAACTCCATTTATTATTTCAAGCATTTTATTTTATTCATAAAACAGAGTACCGTTCTGCTTTAATGATCTTTAAAGAGCTCTCGAATTTATTTGAAGAAAATCTTTCCATGTGGAACTTTCCACCCTACGATTACTTGTCAACCTTAGATGGTATTTTGAATAGCCTCGCAAATATGAAGCAATATACCGAGATGCAGGCTTATATTGATAAGCTATCGGGTCTTGGAAAAGGCGATTATACAGAGCACTTTCATAATTTAGTCCATCTCTCATCGGCTTGCTATCAATTGCAAAGATTGCTTGGTGAACGAAAATATAAGGAGGCTGCTACTTTCATCCAATCAGCGAAGGAAAATCATTTGCACATTCATATTGGTGACGTTGAAAAGGCAATGGAGTGGTATTTCCTTCAAGCCTTGACGAACTTTTATTCGGGGAACTATACCACAACAAAAAAAGTATTAAATGAAATGTTCGATAGTTGCGTACATGGAACTCGACATAATATCTTCCGGGCGGCAAAATTACTGTATCTGAAGACCATTTATGAAATACATGACTGTGACTATATGGAGTCTGAAGTTCGAGCATTGAAGAGACAATTGCAAAAGCTGGGTAAGCGATACAATATTGAGAATCTTGTTTTTAGGTTGTTAGCCACTGAACCTAAACGGAGAGGGAATGAATGGAAGAAGAAGACATTAAGTCTTTATCAAACTCAACTCATGGAGCTACAGGCGAAGAGGAAAGAAGAGCCTTTATTAAAATATTTCGACTATGATGGGTGGATTTCCCGATTGCTGAAAAGCTGAGTAAAGGAGCCCGCCTTTCATAACACCTTGATTTAATTTCTATCGGATGTTAGATTTTGTGTTTTGCTCTTTCGATCAATTTGAGTAAATACTCTCTATTCTTAGCGATTCCAACCCATTTCGGCAAACGGCTTCCAATACTTCGATTCATATGGAATATGTTGGAACGTGGTCTCAATTTGTCTTTTATATAAGATTCAATAACGGAAAGGTGAGCCTCATTGTATGCCCAAAGAAGACCATGCGCACTATCAATCTGATACCAAACGTTAAACCCAAAAAAAGGGTCTATTGGGGCATTTAAATGAAGAATTCTTCCATAAACTGACTTCCCACGACTCGTTCGATAGAATAATGTTTTGGGAGTATTTGCCAATTTTAGGCTATAGCTACAGGAATGGCAAGCAAAGCGCACTTTTTCTTCCTGCTCCTCACGTGAAGCATTCGTCGAAACGCCAATCACGAGGGCTTTCTTGTGGCATTTAGGGCAAATGACATCAACATGGTCTATGAAGTCAGAATTTTGACAGGTATATGCTTTTAATGGTTCCATAGCTTCGGTCTAGCGAAATCTCTCTTCAAGAATAGGCTTACTGTTTTCAGCAAATATAATAGATGCGCGCTGGAGGAAGTATACCTACGGAAAGGTATTTTCCGCTGTAGGGGTTAGCGTGAACTAATTGATGATTCGCTTTAGTTCCCTTTCACATCCCTTTCAAACCCAATTCAACTCCAATTTATATCCCTTTTCGATGGGATGTGGTTTGAATTTGGGAGGATTGTAGAAAGAAAATAGAGCGTATGTGTTGTTTGTCTTTTTCAATAATAGTAAACCGCTGATGGTTGAGTGTTAACTCATTATGCGATGAACAATGTTGTCTTATATTTCCTAGGCGATGCTTTTTATGCATATAAAAAATGATTCCTTATGGAATTGTTCCGACTGTTTCATCTACTAGGTATGAGGTTAATGTTCGCTATATTATTATTGTTGCCGAGCTTTTCTGTAAAAGCTCAGCAAGATTCGATCTTGGAATTGATCGGAAAAGAGGCTGCTGTTGAGATGAAAGACCGAAATATAAAAAGTCGAATTCTTAAAGTCGGTTTTACTATTGACTCGTTGGGGATGATTTTATTTGATAAGAGTGAAGATGAATGGAAAAAAAAAGAAATCGAAAAGTTTAATACTGTCGCAATAAGATACAAGAGTCAGTTGCCTAGCGGATACCGATTTAATTATGAATTTTACTGGGATGACTATGATGAGGATGTTTTTTTTGTTAATCAAAAATGGGCAATAAAAAATCTTGACAGATCTGTTACCCATTATTTCATTAACTGCGAGGTATTAATGGATTATCCTGGAGGGTACAATGCGTTTCGACGAAAACTTCAGCAAGAACTTTTAACCCAGCTTGATTCTGCGAAAATGTATGAATACGATTGGGAAAAGCCAATCGAGGGAGTAGTTCATTACGATGGTAGAATGGAGTTTTTAAAGACGAATGACTTAGTTGCTTCCTTGGATCTAAGTGCGTTTAAAAAGTGGGCGCCAGGTGTGTTAAATGGTAGTGTTGCAGCGACTTATTTTTCCGTCGGAGCTAAGCTTGATTCTGCGGCTGACACTTCGAATATAGTAATCGGTGACTTGGATTACGAAGATATTGCTGATTCCTTGTTTAATGAACGACCTGTCTTTTTATGCTCAAATCTTCATAGGGCATTATCTATGGGTGATATTGTCGTTTCATTCATTATGAAGTATGAAAATAAGCTTCGG encodes:
- the rbsK gene encoding ribokinase yields the protein MKNKIVVVGSTNMDMVVKTGHIPKPGETVLGGTFFMNPGGKGANQAVAVARLGGDVTFISKIGNDIFGKQSTKIFDDEGVDIGGIYAEVNSPSGIALITVDDKGENSIVVAPGANAFLNADNVQSAFDKYPQASVLLVQLEIPMETVEAAINYARSKSITVILNPAPMNKAVAKFLDKIDIITPNAHEAEALSNHTITDVDSAIVAAKKIQQQGVKTVIITLGEEGAILLTEDEVHHISTPKVEAIDSTAAGDVFNGAFAVALSEGKSLKNAVTFACRAAAIAVTKMGAQSSIPYRNEILLTYFD
- a CDS encoding GRP family sugar transporter encodes the protein MFIVSDYNTAVIFCFITMICWGSWANTQKISQKGWRFELFYWDYVLGILIFSLLSAFTLGSMGDQGRPFLTDIAQTSGSNIGNALLSGVLFNLANILLTAAIAAAGMSVAFPIGIGIALVAGVFFNYMIQQKGDPTLLFIGVGLVTLAIVLNAIAFKKHKGASEKAGIGKWIIISVIAGFLMSSFYPFLASGMDLENFQQPAAGKMTPYSAFVVFAVGILLSNIVFNSILMKKPLEGKPLSYREYFGGSFSYHLIGILGGSIWGLGNILNLIAAGKAGPAISYGLGQGATLIAALWGVLVWKEFKGADGKVNSLLLAMFLCFIAGLGLIIWSGS